A region from the Flavobacteriales bacterium genome encodes:
- the dcm gene encoding DNA (cytosine-5-)-methyltransferase produces the protein MAKRTAGTARTSTLKVVELFAGVGGFRLGLEAASRGRRSVKFEVAWSNQWEPSTSVQHASDVYTARFGKKGHSNLDISTVDVADIPDHDLLVGGFPCQDYSVASTLINSKGLVGKKGVLWWQIHRILKGKRRKPQYLLLENVDRLLASPAAQRGRDMAVMLRSLSDLGYAVEWRVVNAADYGMPQRRRRVFILGVHRSSPLFKRMQAEFASEAAIGGLLNEAFPVQEPVEKEHRFTLEKNLRTVSDRFNAKRAKSPFQNSGMMVDGAVRTRKVKAAYSGPVATLGQVLVPTKLVPKEFFVQAGQLPAWRQLKGAKREERTARTGHRYTYAEGAMVFPDALDRPSRTIITKEGGSAPSRFKHVVRTPEGRLRRLVPEELEALNMFPVGHTAGVDPARRAFFMGNALVVGVVERIGKALGDAISKEPR, from the coding sequence ATGGCAAAGCGCACGGCCGGGACCGCACGGACCAGCACCTTGAAGGTGGTGGAGCTCTTCGCTGGCGTTGGCGGTTTCCGGCTCGGGCTGGAGGCAGCTTCCCGCGGGCGGCGATCGGTGAAATTCGAGGTAGCTTGGAGCAATCAGTGGGAGCCGAGCACCTCGGTGCAGCATGCATCCGATGTGTACACGGCGCGCTTCGGCAAGAAGGGCCATTCGAACCTGGACATCAGCACGGTTGATGTGGCGGACATCCCGGACCATGACCTTTTGGTAGGGGGGTTCCCTTGCCAGGATTATTCAGTGGCCAGCACGCTCATCAACTCCAAGGGCTTGGTGGGCAAGAAGGGCGTGCTATGGTGGCAGATCCATCGCATACTGAAGGGCAAGCGCCGAAAACCGCAGTACCTCCTGTTGGAGAACGTGGATCGGCTACTGGCCTCGCCCGCCGCACAACGCGGTCGGGATATGGCGGTAATGCTCCGCAGTCTCAGCGACTTGGGCTATGCTGTTGAATGGCGCGTGGTGAACGCCGCGGATTATGGCATGCCCCAGCGTCGAAGACGCGTTTTCATCTTGGGTGTTCACCGCTCAAGTCCCTTGTTCAAGCGGATGCAGGCCGAGTTTGCTTCCGAAGCGGCTATCGGTGGCCTGCTGAACGAGGCATTTCCAGTGCAAGAGCCCGTAGAGAAGGAGCATCGTTTCACGTTGGAGAAGAACCTACGGACCGTCAGTGACCGCTTCAACGCCAAGCGCGCCAAGAGCCCGTTCCAGAACAGCGGGATGATGGTTGATGGTGCCGTGCGCACCCGCAAGGTGAAGGCTGCCTATTCCGGTCCGGTGGCTACGCTGGGCCAGGTGCTGGTGCCGACCAAGCTGGTTCCGAAAGAGTTCTTCGTTCAAGCCGGTCAACTGCCCGCGTGGCGCCAACTGAAAGGAGCGAAGCGCGAAGAGCGGACGGCCCGCACCGGACATCGCTACACCTATGCGGAGGGCGCCATGGTCTTCCCGGATGCGTTGGATCGCCCGTCACGGACCATCATCACCAAGGAAGGGGGCTCGGCACCCAGCCGGTTCAAGCACGTGGTGCGCACCCCCGAAGGGAGGCTCCGCCGCTTGGTACCCGAGGAACTGGAAGCACTCAACATGTTCCCCGTGGGCCACACGGCCGGCGTGGATCCCGCGCGGCGTGCGTTCTTCATGGGGAACGCCTTGGTCGTGGGCGTCGTGGAACGCATCGGCAAGGCGTTGGGTGACGCCATATCCAAGGAACCGCGTTAG
- the msrA gene encoding peptide-methionine (S)-S-oxide reductase MsrA, which translates to METAVLGAGCFWCVEAVFKEVRGVTSVTPGFCNGRTRNPTYKEVCTGTTGHNEVARIVFDPAVVNFAQLLEVFWGTHDPTTLNRQGEDIGEQYRSGVYYLNEAQRATAEAMKQALDGSAAFGAPVVTEVVALDEFFPAENYHHDYYANNPDQGYCRVVLRPKLEKFRKAFAAFR; encoded by the coding sequence ATGGAAACAGCGGTTCTGGGTGCTGGGTGCTTTTGGTGCGTTGAGGCGGTCTTCAAGGAGGTGCGCGGGGTGACTTCCGTGACGCCCGGCTTTTGCAACGGCCGCACACGCAACCCCACTTACAAGGAAGTATGCACGGGAACGACCGGTCACAATGAGGTGGCGCGCATCGTGTTCGATCCTGCTGTGGTCAATTTCGCGCAGTTGCTGGAGGTGTTCTGGGGAACGCACGACCCCACTACCCTGAACCGGCAGGGCGAGGACATAGGAGAGCAATACAGATCCGGTGTCTACTACCTGAACGAAGCCCAGCGTGCAACTGCCGAAGCCATGAAGCAGGCGTTGGACGGCAGTGCGGCTTTTGGCGCCCCGGTGGTTACGGAGGTGGTTGCGCTGGATGAGTTCTTCCCGGCCGAGAACTACCACCACGATTACTACGCCAACAACCCCGACCAAGGGTACTGCCGCGTCGTACTCCGGCCCAAGCTGGAAAAGTTCCGCAAGGCGTTCGCCGCATTCCGTTGA
- a CDS encoding OmpA family protein yields the protein MKKQLTRLAAIAACTGPVALHAQNMVRNSGFEDIGTPVTTWDQLDHATGWSNANAGSCDVFQKDCKDKSTAIPDNELGSAAPSDGEHYAGFVAYKDDRKHNWKRTFLGTHDHERWIEAYQNYSEYMQIELSGPLEAGKEYDIAFKVSLGEHSDRAVSGIGAYCSPVQLAHAHRHYLDVKPQVFTREVLKDKANWVDVKGTFKADGGERFIVIGAFPTAGMEKVKVIEGGDSQRAYYFVDGVSLVLHPEPDTDGDGVIDKLDKCMNVPGLATLDGCPDKDGDGVTDAMDACPDKSGPADKQGCPDTDGDGVTDNIDRCPNEKGVASMKGCPEINEKTKQLFQRALTGVKFDTGKSTIKKESNTILNEVVKVMQENPTYNLEIHGHTDDQGDDAKNLKLSDDRAAAVREYLTKAGVSGDRLRSQGHGETMPVADNKTSTGRATNRRVEFKVTFWE from the coding sequence ATGAAGAAACAACTTACGCGTCTGGCTGCCATTGCAGCTTGTACAGGCCCGGTGGCACTCCATGCCCAGAACATGGTGCGCAATTCCGGGTTCGAAGACATCGGAACCCCGGTCACCACCTGGGATCAACTGGACCACGCCACCGGCTGGAGCAATGCCAATGCTGGCAGTTGCGACGTGTTCCAGAAAGATTGCAAGGACAAGAGCACGGCCATCCCCGACAATGAACTCGGCAGCGCCGCACCGAGCGACGGTGAGCATTATGCCGGTTTCGTGGCCTATAAGGACGACCGCAAGCACAACTGGAAACGGACGTTCCTTGGAACGCACGACCACGAGCGTTGGATCGAAGCCTACCAGAATTACAGCGAGTACATGCAGATCGAGCTTTCCGGTCCGCTTGAGGCCGGCAAGGAGTACGATATCGCATTCAAGGTGAGCCTGGGCGAGCACAGCGACCGCGCGGTCAGCGGCATCGGTGCCTATTGCTCACCCGTACAACTGGCCCACGCTCACCGCCACTATCTTGACGTGAAGCCACAAGTCTTCACCCGCGAGGTGCTGAAGGACAAGGCCAACTGGGTGGATGTGAAGGGTACGTTCAAGGCTGACGGCGGTGAGCGTTTCATCGTGATCGGAGCATTCCCCACAGCCGGTATGGAGAAAGTGAAGGTGATCGAAGGCGGTGATAGCCAACGGGCTTACTACTTCGTGGACGGGGTAAGCCTTGTGCTGCATCCTGAGCCCGATACCGATGGAGACGGTGTGATCGACAAACTGGACAAGTGCATGAACGTGCCTGGTTTGGCTACCCTCGACGGCTGCCCCGATAAGGACGGCGACGGTGTTACCGATGCCATGGACGCTTGCCCGGACAAGAGCGGACCCGCCGACAAGCAGGGCTGCCCTGACACCGATGGTGATGGCGTTACCGACAATATCGACCGCTGCCCTAACGAGAAAGGCGTGGCCAGCATGAAGGGCTGCCCGGAGATCAACGAGAAGACGAAGCAGTTGTTCCAGCGTGCGCTCACCGGGGTCAAGTTCGATACCGGCAAGAGCACCATTAAGAAGGAGAGCAACACCATCCTGAACGAGGTGGTGAAGGTGATGCAGGAGAACCCGACCTACAACTTGGAGATCCATGGCCACACCGACGACCAGGGCGACGATGCCAAGAACTTGAAGTTGAGCGACGACCGTGCGGCTGCCGTGCGCGAGTACCTAACCAAGGCCGGTGTATCCGGCGACCGTCTGCGTTCACAAGGCCACGGCGAGACGATGCCCGTCGCGGACAACAAGACATCGACCGGCCGGGCTACCAACCGCCGCGTTGAGTTCAAGGTCACGTTCTGGGAGTAA
- a CDS encoding AIPR family protein — protein sequence MSITDAKISAAHKELKGKHGGAPNDYFGLLYLEAIVGLDREQASEQVAFGGSSTGIDGFHVDAKKKTLHLFIFRNSKNADTFRPAFEQLLGGGLEHIFSNASADDALTKRLRRSLKEDRDSIDRVQFQFVFLGDPAEAERGIVLDKLREDLENKQFVINNYFSGKRVTMVVVFKSVTGKSGNSTEHRTHRFELELGSVLNAEGPDGESLHVGFMRLWDLHTMHKQMGDRFFERNIRYGMPETSPANRAMERAFKDMLIDGSQDESRFLFDHNGVTFSCTKFAHNANGVSEIIEPRLLNGAQTVTTISRFLEKHEDHKDISRIKNRLKHIHVMAKVVSEAPDEFVVSVTINNNRQTPIQPWNLRANDMIQLQLQDAFRKLGIFYERQERSFEGHSAEELEELGISESRAIGLLKLAQTFLASEGEIDKMRSMRTAFEDDKIYDMMFTPGRLNADPRRIVLCYKIQERLGRITKEILDKGSIKYAFLPKARLLLNALMCQAVLNDPNCDKWSEEHGTDMVVSVDYVKMLYNMASTKCRPILSELIALPQYADKVAEERYDFLRTHAAFKHAMRIAEERYGWKVQKLR from the coding sequence ATGTCCATCACAGACGCGAAGATCTCCGCCGCCCATAAAGAGCTGAAGGGAAAGCATGGAGGAGCCCCGAACGACTATTTCGGACTGCTGTATCTGGAGGCTATCGTTGGCCTTGACCGGGAGCAAGCGTCTGAACAGGTGGCCTTCGGCGGAAGCTCCACGGGCATCGATGGCTTCCATGTTGACGCCAAGAAGAAGACCCTCCACCTGTTCATCTTCCGCAACTCGAAGAATGCGGACACCTTCCGCCCTGCTTTCGAGCAACTTCTGGGTGGTGGTTTGGAGCACATTTTCAGCAATGCTTCGGCCGATGATGCGCTGACCAAGCGCCTCCGCAGGAGCCTTAAGGAAGACCGTGACAGCATCGACAGGGTCCAGTTCCAGTTCGTTTTCTTGGGCGACCCCGCTGAAGCCGAGCGCGGCATCGTGCTGGACAAACTGCGCGAAGACCTCGAGAACAAGCAGTTCGTCATCAACAACTACTTCTCCGGGAAGCGGGTCACCATGGTGGTGGTCTTCAAGAGCGTTACGGGCAAGAGCGGTAATTCGACCGAGCACCGCACACACCGCTTCGAGCTTGAGCTGGGCAGCGTGCTGAACGCCGAAGGCCCCGATGGTGAGAGCCTGCACGTAGGGTTCATGCGCCTTTGGGACCTGCACACCATGCACAAACAGATGGGCGACCGTTTCTTCGAGCGCAACATCCGGTACGGCATGCCCGAAACCAGCCCGGCCAACCGGGCCATGGAGCGTGCCTTCAAGGACATGCTTATCGATGGCAGCCAAGACGAGAGCCGCTTCCTGTTCGATCACAACGGAGTGACTTTCAGCTGCACCAAGTTCGCGCACAACGCCAACGGCGTGAGCGAGATCATTGAGCCCCGCCTGCTCAACGGTGCTCAGACGGTAACGACGATCAGCCGGTTCCTCGAAAAGCACGAAGACCACAAGGACATCAGCCGCATCAAGAACCGTTTGAAGCACATCCACGTGATGGCCAAAGTGGTGAGCGAAGCGCCGGACGAGTTCGTGGTGAGCGTGACGATCAACAACAACCGCCAGACCCCGATACAGCCGTGGAACCTGCGTGCCAACGATATGATCCAGCTGCAGCTGCAGGATGCCTTCCGCAAGCTGGGCATCTTCTACGAACGGCAGGAGCGCAGCTTTGAAGGGCACAGCGCCGAGGAATTGGAGGAACTCGGCATCAGTGAAAGCCGTGCCATCGGCCTGCTGAAGCTGGCACAGACGTTCCTGGCCAGCGAAGGCGAGATCGACAAGATGCGCAGCATGCGCACTGCCTTCGAGGACGACAAGATCTATGACATGATGTTCACCCCGGGCCGCCTCAATGCCGACCCGCGACGGATCGTGCTCTGCTACAAGATCCAAGAGCGTCTGGGCCGCATCACGAAGGAGATCCTGGACAAAGGCAGCATCAAGTACGCCTTCCTGCCCAAGGCGCGCCTGCTGTTGAACGCACTCATGTGCCAAGCCGTCCTCAACGACCCCAACTGCGACAAGTGGTCGGAGGAGCACGGCACCGACATGGTGGTGAGCGTTGACTATGTGAAGATGCTCTACAACATGGCGAGCACCAAATGCCGTCCGATCTTGAGCGAGCTCATCGCCCTGCCGCAATACGCGGACAAGGTGGCTGAGGAGCGCTACGATTTCCTGCGCACGCACGCCGCCTTCAAGCACGCCATGCGCATTGCTGAGGAGCGCTACGGATGGAAAGTGCAGAAGCTGCGCTGA
- a CDS encoding endonuclease, with product MKSAALFLLVGSTAVAQPPPGYYDSTFGLSGEPLRLALRDIIDNHSVQQYSALWGLMQSTDDRPDGYVWDIYSDVPGPNEPYLYTFGVDQCGTYTGEGDCFNREHSFPLSWFNDQPPMNSDLFHIYPTDGWVNQKRGSFVYGEVTNPDWTSQNGSKVGPCVNQGCGGQDAFEPIDLYKGDLARSYFYMLTRYMDQTSTWPCPMLTGGEFSQWAQSMLYAWHNQDPVDNKEVDRNNAIFAVQLNRNPYIDNPQWVDAIWGLSAGVDDAGEPKPRLWAVGNRLFRSIAVPAQVDVLDATGRPIWAGTWAAGVSELELPGLAGLFLARVDGSDGVAVCRYFSGN from the coding sequence ATGAAGAGCGCTGCCCTGTTCTTGCTCGTTGGAAGCACTGCCGTGGCCCAACCCCCGCCCGGCTATTACGACAGCACGTTCGGCCTGAGCGGCGAACCCTTGCGCCTAGCGCTGCGCGACATCATCGACAACCATAGTGTTCAGCAGTACAGCGCTCTTTGGGGGCTTATGCAGAGCACCGACGACCGGCCTGACGGTTATGTCTGGGACATCTACAGCGATGTCCCGGGCCCCAACGAACCCTACTTGTACACGTTCGGGGTCGACCAGTGCGGCACCTACACGGGCGAAGGCGATTGTTTCAATCGTGAGCACAGCTTTCCACTGAGCTGGTTCAACGACCAGCCCCCTATGAACAGTGACCTGTTCCACATTTACCCGACCGATGGTTGGGTGAACCAGAAGAGGGGCAGCTTTGTTTATGGTGAAGTCACCAACCCCGATTGGACCAGCCAGAACGGCAGCAAGGTCGGTCCATGCGTGAACCAAGGCTGCGGAGGACAAGATGCGTTCGAACCCATCGACCTGTACAAAGGGGACCTGGCCCGCAGCTACTTCTACATGCTCACGCGCTACATGGACCAGACCTCCACGTGGCCATGCCCGATGCTCACCGGAGGCGAATTCAGCCAATGGGCCCAAAGCATGTTGTATGCCTGGCATAACCAGGACCCCGTGGACAATAAGGAGGTTGACCGCAACAACGCCATTTTTGCTGTCCAACTGAACCGCAACCCTTACATCGACAACCCCCAATGGGTTGATGCCATTTGGGGGCTTAGCGCCGGGGTGGACGATGCTGGCGAACCCAAGCCTCGATTATGGGCGGTGGGCAACCGGCTGTTCCGATCCATAGCGGTTCCGGCCCAAGTGGATGTGCTGGACGCCACCGGTCGACCGATCTGGGCCGGGACCTGGGCTGCCGGTGTTTCCGAGCTCGAACTTCCCGGGTTGGCGGGCCTGTTCCTTGCACGTGTGGACGGGTCCGACGGGGTGGCTGTTTGCCGCTACTTCAGCGGGAATTGA
- a CDS encoding NAD(P)/FAD-dependent oxidoreductase codes for MKVAVIGAGAAGYFAAISVREHWLGAHVELLEKGSKVLAKVRISGGGRCNVSHDQPEPRKLALHYPRGGRFLKKAFEQWSVQDTVAWFEAQGVELKTEEDGRMFPVTDDSGTIVEALRSAAHKAGVVLRMNAGVRALRKTEGGFAIELEGGQGLVMDKVIVAAGGHPKTEGYAWLADLGVPIVQPVPSLFTFNLMDKSMSELMGVVAPKAVVRLAGLKLEEQGPLLITHWGFSGPPVLRLSAWGARELQAAQYRYTVQVNWVGRPENEARAEMDNDWSSHPKKQVINACPFDLPERLWAWHLDKAGIPATKPCAEVGKHDRNRLLDRLVNDRHPAQGKTTFKEEFVTAGGVDLTSVDPNTMQSRTLPGLFFAGEVLDIDGITGGFNFQAAWTTGWVAGKHVGY; via the coding sequence ATGAAGGTCGCGGTGATAGGAGCCGGTGCTGCGGGGTATTTCGCGGCCATTTCCGTGAGGGAGCATTGGCTTGGAGCCCATGTTGAACTGTTGGAAAAGGGTAGCAAGGTGCTGGCCAAGGTCCGCATCAGCGGTGGTGGCCGTTGCAATGTCTCCCACGACCAACCGGAACCTCGGAAATTGGCCCTGCACTATCCGCGGGGCGGTCGATTCCTGAAAAAGGCCTTCGAGCAGTGGAGCGTACAGGACACCGTGGCCTGGTTCGAGGCCCAAGGGGTGGAGCTGAAGACCGAAGAAGATGGACGGATGTTCCCCGTAACGGACGACTCGGGGACCATTGTTGAGGCGTTGCGGTCGGCGGCGCACAAGGCTGGTGTGGTACTGCGGATGAACGCCGGGGTCCGGGCCCTTCGGAAGACCGAAGGTGGGTTCGCCATCGAACTCGAGGGCGGGCAAGGGTTGGTCATGGACAAGGTTATTGTTGCCGCCGGTGGCCACCCCAAAACCGAAGGCTACGCTTGGTTGGCGGACTTGGGTGTTCCAATCGTCCAACCGGTTCCATCGCTCTTCACGTTCAACCTGATGGACAAATCCATGAGCGAGCTCATGGGCGTTGTGGCACCCAAGGCCGTCGTACGACTGGCCGGATTGAAGCTCGAAGAACAGGGGCCGTTGCTCATCACGCATTGGGGCTTCAGCGGCCCGCCGGTGCTGCGCCTAAGCGCTTGGGGAGCCCGCGAGCTGCAGGCCGCGCAGTACCGCTACACAGTGCAGGTGAACTGGGTGGGCCGTCCGGAGAACGAAGCTCGCGCGGAGATGGACAACGACTGGTCCTCACACCCCAAGAAGCAGGTCATCAATGCTTGCCCGTTCGATCTGCCGGAACGGTTATGGGCGTGGCATTTGGACAAGGCCGGCATTCCCGCAACAAAGCCCTGTGCCGAGGTGGGCAAGCATGATCGCAACCGGCTGCTGGACCGCCTGGTGAACGACCGTCATCCCGCCCAAGGCAAAACCACGTTCAAGGAGGAATTCGTTACGGCCGGTGGGGTGGACCTCACCTCAGTGGACCCCAACACCATGCAAAGCCGTACGCTGCCTGGTTTGTTCTTCGCCGGTGAGGTTCTGGACATCGACGGCATCACCGGTGGGTTCAACTTCCAAGCGGCGTGGACCACAGGCTGGGTAGCCGGAAAACACGTTGGCTACTGA
- the ychF gene encoding redox-regulated ATPase YchF: protein MGLQCGIVGLPNVGKSTLFNCLSNAKAQAANFPFCTIEPNVGVITVPDSRLNKLAELVNPQRIVPTTVEIVDIAGLVKGASKGEGLGNQFLGNIRTCDAILHVLRCFDDPNVVHVDGNVNPVRDKEVIDTELQLKDLETVEARIGKIAKQATTGDKDARKRMDLLERIRTVLLKGQSARAAVEANDDPEMVRELQLLTTKPILYVCNVDEKSVLTGNAHVEAVKQAVAVEKADVVVIAAAIEAEIASLDSPEERAMFLQDMGLSEPGVNKLIRAAYHLLELQTYFTAGVQEVRAWTIHKGDTGPKAAGVIHTDFEKGYIRAEVIGYDDYITLGTEAACRAAGKLRTEGKEYIVKDGDVMHFLFNV from the coding sequence ATGGGTCTCCAGTGCGGTATCGTAGGTCTGCCCAACGTGGGCAAGAGCACGCTCTTCAACTGCCTCAGCAACGCCAAGGCGCAAGCGGCCAACTTCCCGTTCTGCACCATCGAGCCCAACGTGGGCGTCATCACCGTGCCCGACAGCCGACTGAACAAGCTGGCCGAACTGGTGAATCCGCAGCGCATTGTGCCCACCACCGTGGAGATCGTGGACATTGCCGGCCTGGTGAAGGGCGCCAGCAAGGGAGAGGGGCTGGGCAACCAGTTCCTCGGCAACATCCGCACTTGTGACGCCATCCTGCATGTGCTGCGCTGTTTCGACGACCCGAACGTTGTGCACGTGGACGGTAACGTGAACCCTGTTCGCGACAAAGAGGTCATTGACACGGAGCTTCAACTGAAGGACCTCGAAACGGTTGAGGCCCGCATCGGCAAGATCGCCAAGCAGGCCACAACCGGCGACAAGGATGCCCGCAAACGCATGGACCTGCTGGAGCGCATCAGGACCGTGCTGCTGAAGGGCCAGAGCGCCCGCGCCGCCGTTGAAGCCAACGACGATCCGGAGATGGTGCGCGAGCTACAGCTGCTCACCACCAAGCCCATCCTATACGTGTGCAACGTGGACGAGAAGAGCGTGCTCACCGGCAACGCCCATGTGGAAGCCGTGAAGCAGGCCGTGGCTGTCGAGAAGGCCGATGTGGTGGTGATCGCAGCGGCCATCGAAGCAGAGATCGCATCGCTGGACAGCCCCGAGGAGCGCGCCATGTTCCTTCAGGACATGGGACTGAGCGAGCCCGGCGTGAACAAGCTGATCCGTGCGGCCTACCACCTGCTGGAGCTTCAGACCTACTTCACCGCAGGTGTGCAGGAAGTGCGGGCATGGACGATCCACAAGGGTGACACAGGGCCCAAGGCGGCGGGGGTGATCCACACGGACTTCGAGAAGGGCTATATCCGCGCCGAGGTTATCGGATACGATGACTACATCACCTTGGGCACCGAGGCCGCGTGCCGTGCTGCGGGCAAGCTGCGCACGGAAGGGAAGGAGTACATCGTGAAAGACGGCGATGTGATGCACTTCCTCTTCAACGTCTAG